The following coding sequences lie in one Mycobacterium gordonae genomic window:
- a CDS encoding neutral ceramidase, translating into MTDEATLAVGLSVGLSVGRGISDITGEAAECGMLGYGKTGQLTAGIHLRLRSRAFVFAEATPGGARVLLVVAELPLPMQNVTDEVLRQLARSYGDTYTAQNTLITTTHTHSGPGGYCGHLLYNLSTSGFRPATFAAIVDGIVESVRFAHDDLAPAQVAVSHGELHGASVNRSPAAFDRNPVSDRQHFPDRIDPHTTLIQIDRGEKTVGTIHFFATHGTSMTNRNLLISGDNKGFAAYHWERTHCGADYLAGQPEFIAAFAQTNPGDISPHVGGPIGYGPSREADELENTRQIGLSQFEDAFGQLDRGTPIGTGVESRLTYVDLSAVEVSGQYTPDGQLRRTGRPMIAAAMFAGTDEGEGFPGFRQGQGRNPFWDRLSRGIYRVAGKLRSAQQPKGLVIPAHLVNRLQPFIQEVVPVQLLRVGRLYLIGIPGEPTIVSGLRLRRTVASIVGADLDDVLCVGYSNAYIHYVTTPEEYLEQRYEGGSTLFGRWELPALMQTVAGLAEAMRDGRPMTPTARPRPHKPRSWLRGAPADTGSFGAIVAEPDATYRPGDSVEAVFVSAYPSNDVHRNRTFLEVVHLRGKDWVRVADDGDWSTTFRWEREGRSGSRVRLRWDIPADAAPGHYRIVHHGVARDTYGRLEPFQATTHEFCVG; encoded by the coding sequence GTGACGGACGAGGCAACGCTTGCGGTGGGACTGTCGGTGGGGCTTTCGGTTGGGAGAGGCATCTCGGATATCACCGGCGAGGCCGCCGAATGCGGCATGCTCGGGTACGGCAAGACGGGCCAACTCACCGCTGGTATCCACCTACGGTTGCGGTCGCGCGCATTCGTCTTCGCCGAGGCCACACCGGGAGGCGCCCGGGTCCTGCTGGTGGTCGCCGAGCTGCCGCTGCCGATGCAGAACGTGACCGACGAGGTGCTGCGCCAGTTGGCGAGGTCATACGGCGATACCTACACCGCACAGAACACGCTGATCACCACCACACACACCCACTCCGGACCCGGCGGTTATTGCGGACACCTGCTGTACAACCTGTCCACCAGTGGGTTCCGCCCGGCAACCTTTGCGGCGATCGTGGACGGCATCGTCGAATCGGTGCGCTTTGCCCACGACGATCTGGCACCCGCACAGGTGGCGGTGTCGCACGGCGAGTTGCACGGGGCGAGCGTCAACCGCTCACCGGCCGCCTTCGATCGCAACCCGGTTTCCGACCGGCAGCACTTCCCTGACCGCATCGACCCGCACACCACCCTGATTCAGATCGATCGCGGCGAAAAGACCGTGGGCACAATACATTTCTTCGCCACCCACGGCACCAGCATGACCAACCGCAACCTGCTCATCTCCGGAGACAACAAGGGTTTCGCCGCCTATCACTGGGAGCGCACCCATTGCGGTGCGGACTACCTCGCCGGCCAACCCGAATTCATCGCGGCCTTCGCGCAGACCAACCCGGGCGACATCAGTCCGCACGTCGGCGGGCCGATCGGATACGGCCCGTCCCGGGAAGCCGACGAATTGGAGAACACCCGTCAGATCGGCCTCTCCCAGTTCGAGGATGCGTTCGGACAACTCGACAGGGGCACCCCAATCGGCACCGGCGTCGAGTCCAGGCTCACCTACGTCGATCTCAGTGCCGTGGAGGTCAGCGGACAGTACACCCCCGACGGTCAACTGCGCCGTACCGGGCGACCCATGATCGCCGCGGCGATGTTCGCCGGGACCGACGAGGGCGAAGGCTTTCCCGGGTTCCGGCAAGGCCAGGGACGAAACCCGTTCTGGGACAGGCTATCCCGTGGCATATACCGCGTGGCCGGCAAGCTGCGTTCGGCACAGCAGCCCAAGGGGTTGGTCATTCCGGCACACCTGGTGAACCGGCTGCAGCCTTTCATTCAGGAGGTCGTTCCCGTCCAGCTGCTGCGAGTCGGACGGCTCTATCTGATCGGCATTCCCGGCGAGCCAACGATTGTCTCGGGTCTTCGACTACGTCGCACAGTGGCGTCGATCGTCGGCGCCGACCTCGATGATGTGCTCTGCGTGGGCTATAGCAACGCCTACATCCACTACGTGACCACGCCCGAGGAATACCTGGAACAGCGTTACGAAGGCGGCAGCACCCTGTTCGGCCGATGGGAGCTGCCGGCGCTGATGCAGACCGTCGCCGGACTCGCCGAGGCCATGCGCGACGGCCGCCCGATGACGCCCACGGCCCGCCCCCGGCCGCACAAGCCCCGCAGCTGGCTGCGGGGGGCTCCCGCCGACACCGGGTCCTTCGGCGCGATCGTCGCCGAGCCGGACGCGACATACCGTCCGGGCGACTCGGTCGAGGCCGTGTTCGTCAGCGCCTACCCCAGCAACGACGTCCACCGCAACCGGACCTTTCTCGAGGTGGTCCACCTCCGCGGTAAGGACTGGGTACGAGTCGCCGACGACGGCGACTGGTCGACCACCTTTCGGTGGGAGCGCGAAGGGCGCAGCGGCTCGCGGGTGCGGCTACGGTGGGACATTCCGGCCGATGCGGCGCCCGGACACTACCGCATCGTGCATCACGGGGTGGCCCGCGACACCTACGGCAGGCTCGAACCTTTCCAGGCGACGACGCACGAGTTTTGCGTGGGCTAG
- a CDS encoding DNA-directed RNA polymerase subunit beta — protein MLEGCILADFRQSSNNSVPGAPNRVSFAKLREPLEVPGLLDVQTDSFEWLIGSQGWRERALERGEVTPKGGLEEVLDELSPIEDFSGSMSLSFSDPRFDEVKAPVDECKDKDMTYAAPLFVTAEFINNNTGEIKSQTVFMGDFPMMTEKGTFIINGTERVVVSQLVRSPGVYFDETIDKSTEKMLHSVKVIPSRGAWLEFDVDKRDTVGVRIDRKRRQPVTVLLKALGWTNEQIHERFGFSEIMMGTLEKDNTAGTDEALLDIYRKLRPGEPPTKESAQTLLENLFFKEKRYDLARVGRYKVNKKLGLHAGEPITSSTLTEEDVVATIEYLVRLHEGQHTMTVPGGSEVPVETDDIDHFGNRRLRTVGELIQNQIRVGMSRMERVVRERMTTQDVEAITPQTLINIRPVVAAIKEFFGTSQLSQFMDQNNPLSGLTHKRRLSALGPGGLSRERAGLEVRDVHPSHYGRMCPIETPEGPNIGLIGSLSVYARVNPFGFIETPYRKVVDGVVSDEIHYLTADEEDRHVVAQANSPIDESGRFAEPRVLVRRKAGEVEYVPSSEVDYMDVSPRQMVSVATAMIPFLEHDDANRALMGANMQRQAVPLVRSEAPLVGTGMELRAAIDAGDVVVAEEAGIIEEVSADYITVMHDVGTRRTYRMRKFARSNHGTCANQSPIVDAGDRVEAGQVIADGPCTENGEMALGKNLLVAVMPWEGHNYEDAIILSNRLVEEDVLTSIHIEEHEIDARDTKLGAEEITRDIPNVSDEVLADLDERGIVRIGAEVRDGDILVGKVTPKGETELTPEERLLRAIFGEKAREVRDTSLKVPHGESGKVIGIRVFSREDDDELPAGVNELVRVYVAQKRKISDGDKLAGRHGNKGVIGKILPVEDMPFMPDGTPVDIILNTHGVPRRMNIGQILETHLGWVAKAGWNIEGAPEWAANLPEGLRHAQPNQIVSTPVFDGAKEEELQGLLSCTLPNRDGEVMVNGDGKAVLFDGRSGEPFPYPVTVGYMYIMKLHHLVDDKIHARSTGPYSMITQQPLGGKAQFGGQRFGEMECWAMQAYGAAYTLQELLTIKSDDTVGRVKVYEAIVKGENIPEPGIPESFKVLLKELQSLCLNVEVLSSDGAAIELREGEDEDLERAAANLGINLSRNESASVEDLA, from the coding sequence GTGCTGGAAGGATGCATCTTGGCTGATTTCCGCCAGAGCTCAAACAACTCCGTACCTGGGGCGCCGAACCGCGTTTCTTTCGCCAAGCTCCGTGAACCGCTTGAGGTTCCGGGGCTGCTTGACGTTCAGACCGACTCGTTCGAGTGGCTGATCGGCTCGCAGGGTTGGCGGGAGCGCGCGCTGGAGCGCGGCGAGGTCACCCCCAAGGGCGGCCTCGAAGAGGTGCTCGACGAGCTCTCACCGATCGAGGACTTCTCCGGCTCGATGTCGCTGTCGTTCTCCGACCCGCGCTTTGACGAGGTCAAGGCGCCCGTCGATGAGTGCAAAGACAAGGACATGACGTACGCGGCTCCGCTGTTCGTCACGGCCGAGTTCATCAACAACAACACCGGCGAGATCAAGAGCCAGACGGTGTTCATGGGTGACTTCCCAATGATGACCGAGAAGGGCACCTTCATCATCAACGGCACCGAGCGTGTCGTGGTCAGCCAGCTGGTCCGCTCGCCCGGTGTCTACTTCGACGAGACGATCGACAAGTCCACCGAGAAGATGCTGCACAGCGTCAAGGTGATCCCCAGCCGTGGCGCCTGGCTGGAGTTCGACGTCGACAAGCGCGACACCGTCGGCGTGCGTATCGACCGCAAGCGCCGCCAGCCCGTCACCGTGCTGCTCAAGGCCCTCGGCTGGACCAACGAGCAGATCCACGAGCGGTTCGGTTTCTCCGAGATCATGATGGGGACCCTGGAGAAGGACAACACCGCAGGCACCGACGAGGCGCTGCTGGACATCTACCGCAAGTTGCGTCCGGGCGAACCGCCCACCAAGGAGTCCGCGCAGACCCTGCTGGAGAACCTGTTCTTCAAGGAGAAGCGCTATGACCTGGCCCGTGTCGGTCGCTACAAGGTCAACAAGAAACTCGGCCTGCACGCCGGCGAGCCGATCACCAGCTCCACGCTGACCGAAGAGGACGTCGTCGCCACCATCGAGTACCTGGTCCGTCTGCACGAGGGCCAGCACACGATGACGGTCCCGGGTGGCAGCGAGGTGCCGGTGGAGACCGACGACATCGACCACTTCGGCAACCGCCGGTTGCGTACCGTCGGCGAGCTGATCCAGAACCAGATCCGGGTCGGCATGTCCCGCATGGAGCGTGTCGTCCGCGAGCGGATGACCACCCAGGACGTCGAGGCGATCACGCCGCAGACCCTGATCAACATCCGGCCGGTCGTCGCCGCGATCAAGGAGTTCTTCGGCACCAGCCAGCTCTCGCAGTTCATGGACCAGAACAACCCGCTGTCGGGCCTCACCCACAAGCGTCGTCTGTCGGCGCTGGGGCCGGGCGGTCTGTCCCGTGAGCGCGCGGGGCTGGAGGTCCGTGACGTCCACCCGTCGCACTACGGCCGCATGTGCCCGATCGAGACGCCCGAAGGCCCGAACATCGGTCTGATCGGCTCGCTTTCGGTGTACGCGCGGGTCAACCCGTTCGGCTTCATCGAGACGCCTTATCGGAAGGTGGTCGACGGTGTGGTCTCCGATGAGATCCACTACCTGACCGCCGACGAGGAGGACCGCCACGTGGTGGCGCAGGCCAACTCGCCGATCGACGAGAGCGGCCGGTTTGCTGAACCGCGCGTTCTGGTCCGCCGGAAGGCGGGCGAGGTGGAGTACGTGCCCTCGTCCGAGGTGGATTACATGGACGTCTCGCCGCGCCAGATGGTGTCGGTGGCGACCGCGATGATTCCGTTCCTCGAGCACGACGACGCCAACCGTGCCCTGATGGGCGCCAACATGCAGCGCCAGGCGGTTCCGCTGGTGCGCAGCGAGGCGCCGCTGGTGGGCACCGGCATGGAGCTGCGTGCGGCGATCGACGCCGGCGACGTCGTCGTCGCCGAGGAGGCCGGCATCATCGAAGAGGTGTCGGCCGACTACATCACCGTCATGCACGACGTGGGCACCCGGCGCACCTACCGGATGCGCAAGTTCGCCCGCTCCAACCACGGCACCTGCGCCAACCAGTCGCCGATCGTGGACGCCGGCGACCGGGTGGAAGCCGGCCAGGTGATCGCCGACGGGCCCTGCACCGAAAACGGTGAGATGGCCCTGGGCAAGAACCTGCTGGTGGCGGTCATGCCGTGGGAGGGTCACAACTACGAGGACGCCATCATCCTGTCCAACCGCCTCGTCGAAGAGGACGTGCTGACCTCGATTCACATCGAGGAGCACGAAATCGACGCCCGGGACACCAAGCTGGGCGCCGAGGAGATCACCCGGGACATCCCGAACGTCTCCGACGAGGTGCTGGCGGACCTGGACGAGCGCGGCATCGTGCGCATCGGCGCGGAGGTCCGCGACGGCGACATCCTGGTCGGCAAGGTCACTCCGAAGGGGGAGACCGAACTGACCCCGGAGGAGCGGCTGCTGCGCGCCATCTTCGGCGAGAAGGCCCGCGAGGTCCGCGACACCTCACTGAAGGTGCCGCACGGTGAGTCCGGCAAGGTCATCGGCATCCGGGTGTTCTCCCGCGAAGACGACGACGAACTGCCCGCCGGGGTCAACGAGCTGGTTCGGGTCTACGTCGCGCAGAAGCGCAAGATCTCCGACGGCGACAAGCTGGCCGGACGGCACGGCAACAAGGGCGTCATCGGCAAGATCCTGCCGGTGGAGGACATGCCGTTCATGCCGGACGGCACCCCGGTGGACATCATCCTGAACACCCACGGTGTGCCACGACGGATGAACATCGGCCAGATCCTGGAGACCCACCTCGGGTGGGTGGCCAAGGCCGGCTGGAACATCGAAGGCGCCCCGGAATGGGCGGCGAACCTGCCGGAGGGCCTGCGGCATGCTCAGCCGAACCAGATCGTGTCGACCCCGGTGTTCGACGGTGCCAAGGAAGAGGAGCTGCAGGGCCTACTGTCCTGCACGCTGCCCAACCGCGACGGCGAGGTGATGGTCAACGGCGACGGCAAGGCCGTGCTGTTCGACGGGCGCAGCGGCGAGCCGTTCCCGTACCCGGTGACGGTTGGCTACATGTACATCATGAAGCTGCACCACCTGGTGGACGACAAGATCCACGCCCGTTCCACCGGCCCGTACTCGATGATCACCCAGCAGCCGCTTGGTGGTAAGGCGCAGTTCGGTGGCCAGCGGTTCGGTGAGATGGAGTGCTGGGCGATGCAGGCCTACGGCGCGGCCTACACGCTGCAGGAGCTGTTGACCATCAAGTCCGACGACACCGTCGGTCGGGTGAAGGTCTACGAAGCCATCGTCAAGGGCGAGAACATCCCCGAGCCGGGCATCCCCGAGTCGTTCAAGGTGCTGCTCAAGGAGCTGCAGTCGCTGTGCCTCAACGTCGAGGTGCTGTCGTCCGACGGTGCGGCCATCGAGCTGCGCGAAGGCGAGGACGAAGACCTCGAGCGGGCGGCCGCCAACCTGGGAATCAACTTGTCGCGCAACGAATCCGCGTCCGTCGAGGATCTTGCGTAA
- a CDS encoding aromatic ring-hydroxylating oxygenase subunit alpha: MADDGASETAGQLADTHPAFVEFWHPVALSSEVAEAPVGIVLGGQQWVLSRLDGVVVAFADSCPHRRARLSAGEIVADTLRCGYHGWRFAADGACVEIPALGDGASIPARSALRRPAAVAEQDGLVWLAPSAPRATLPDLAPPRGQANCGIEFLPPTEVGVNPAFLIENFFDEAHVPFVHTATIGGAGPEPIERREFQRCGMGFTATTEHSFTNRIDSGVHQGLRSEVQLRRLTYRYWPPFTGTLCIEYPDAGGWHFITLAVQPKDRDSSRVYKSVTGSATEDAHQAEMFGKYEQMIWEEDWEWLERALSGVQFPLDLSADLHTKADRLSVEFRRILALMGNEKSSQSSEVA; encoded by the coding sequence GTGGCTGATGATGGCGCGAGCGAAACTGCCGGTCAACTCGCGGATACACATCCGGCTTTCGTGGAGTTCTGGCACCCCGTAGCGCTGTCTTCGGAGGTCGCCGAAGCGCCGGTTGGGATTGTGCTCGGCGGGCAGCAGTGGGTGCTGAGCCGCCTGGATGGCGTCGTGGTTGCGTTCGCCGATTCGTGTCCGCACCGGCGGGCGCGGCTTTCGGCTGGTGAGATCGTTGCGGACACGCTGCGGTGTGGGTACCACGGATGGCGGTTCGCCGCCGACGGTGCCTGCGTGGAAATTCCGGCCCTTGGTGATGGAGCGTCGATTCCGGCGCGTTCGGCGCTGCGTCGGCCGGCGGCGGTGGCTGAACAAGACGGCCTGGTGTGGTTGGCGCCGAGTGCGCCGCGGGCGACCCTGCCCGACCTTGCGCCTCCGCGGGGACAAGCCAACTGTGGCATCGAGTTCCTGCCGCCCACGGAGGTGGGGGTCAACCCGGCGTTCCTCATCGAAAACTTCTTCGATGAAGCTCACGTGCCATTCGTGCACACGGCGACCATTGGCGGCGCCGGCCCAGAGCCTATCGAGCGCCGTGAATTCCAGCGGTGCGGCATGGGATTCACGGCAACGACCGAACACAGCTTCACCAACCGAATCGACTCGGGCGTGCATCAGGGTCTCCGGTCGGAGGTACAGCTGCGCCGGCTGACCTACCGCTACTGGCCGCCGTTTACCGGAACGCTGTGCATCGAGTACCCAGACGCAGGGGGGTGGCACTTCATCACCCTTGCTGTCCAGCCCAAAGACCGCGACAGTTCCCGGGTGTACAAGTCGGTGACCGGATCGGCGACCGAAGATGCCCACCAGGCCGAGATGTTCGGCAAGTACGAGCAGATGATCTGGGAGGAGGATTGGGAGTGGCTGGAGCGGGCACTGTCTGGGGTGCAGTTTCCCCTCGACCTGTCGGCTGACCTCCACACGAAAGCGGACCGGCTCTCCGTAGAGTTTCGGCGAATACTTGCTCTCATGGGCAATGAGAAGTCGAGCCAATCTTCTGAGGTCGCCTGA
- a CDS encoding DNA-directed RNA polymerase subunit beta', with product MLDVNFFDELRIGLATAEDIRQWSYGEVKKPETINYRTLKPEKDGLFCEKIFGPTRDWECYCGKYKRVRFKGIICERCGVEVTRAKVRRERMGHIELAAPVTHIWYFKGVPSRLGYLLDLAPKDLEKIIYFAAYVITAVDDEMRHNELSTLEAEMVVERKAVEDQRDADLEARAQKLEADLAELEAEGAKADAKRKVRDGGEREMRQLRDRAQRELDRLEDIWTTFTKLAPKQLIVDENLYRELQDRYGEYFTGAMGAESIQKLIENFDIDAEAENLREVIRSGKGQKKLRALKRLKVVAAFQQSGNSPMGMVLDAVPVIPPELRPMVQLDGGRFATSDLNDLYRRVINRNNRLKRLIDLGAPEIIVNNEKRMLQESVDALFDNGRRGRPVTGPGNRPLKSLSDLLKGKQGRFRQNLLGKRVDYSGRSVIVVGPQLKLHQCGLPKLMALELFKPFVMKRLVDLNHAQNIKSAKRMVERQRPQVWDVLEEVIAEHPVLLNRAPTLHRLGIQAFEPMLVEGKAIQLHPLVCEAFNADFDGDQMAVHLPLSAEAQAEARILMLSSNNILSPASGRPLAMPRLDMVTGLYFLTTEVAGDKGEFQPSATDQSETGVYSSPAEAIMAADRGLLSVRAKIKVRLTQLRPPAELEAELFGANGWQPGDAWVAETTLGRVLFNELLPLGYPFVNKQMHKKVQASIINDLAERYPMIVVAQTVDKLKDAGFYWATRSGVTVSMADVLVPPRKKEILDAYEERAEKVEKQFQRGALNHDERNEALVEIWKEATDEVGQALREHYPSDNPIITIVESGATGNFTQTRTLAGMKGLVTNPKGEFIPRPIKSSFREGLTVLEYFINTHGARKGLADTALRTADSGYLTRRLVDVSQDVIVREHDCQTERGIVVELAERQPDGTLIRDPYIETSAYARTLGADAVDEAGNVIVARGEDLGDPSIEALLAAGITQIKVRSVLTCTTGTGVCATCYGRSMATGKLVDIGEAVGIVAAQSIGEPGTQLTMRTFHQGGVGEDITGGLPRVQELFEARVPRGKAPIADVTGRVQLEDGERFYKITIVPDDGGEEVVYDKLSKRQRLRVFKHEDGSERVLAHGDHVEVGQQLMEGSADPHEVLRVQGPREVQIHLVREVQEVYRAQGVSIHDKHIEVIVRQMLRRVTIIDSGATEFLPGSLIDRAEFEAENRRVVAEGGEPAAGRPVLMGITKASLATDSWLSAASFQETTRVLTDAAINCRSDKLNGLKENVIIGKLIPAGTGINRYRNIQVQPTEEARAAAYTIPSYEDQYYSPDFGQATGAAVPLDDYGYSDYR from the coding sequence GTGTTAGACGTCAACTTCTTCGATGAGCTCCGAATCGGCCTGGCAACCGCGGAGGACATCCGTCAGTGGTCCTACGGCGAGGTCAAGAAGCCGGAGACCATCAACTACCGCACCCTCAAGCCCGAGAAGGACGGCTTGTTCTGCGAGAAGATCTTCGGGCCGACTCGCGACTGGGAGTGCTACTGCGGCAAGTACAAGCGCGTGCGCTTCAAGGGCATCATCTGTGAGCGCTGTGGCGTCGAGGTGACCCGCGCGAAGGTGCGCCGTGAGCGGATGGGTCACATCGAGCTGGCCGCCCCGGTCACCCACATCTGGTACTTCAAGGGCGTCCCCTCGCGCTTGGGCTACCTGCTGGACCTGGCCCCCAAGGACCTGGAAAAGATCATCTACTTCGCCGCGTACGTGATCACGGCGGTCGACGACGAGATGCGGCACAACGAGCTCTCCACGCTGGAAGCCGAAATGGTGGTGGAGCGCAAGGCCGTCGAGGATCAGCGCGACGCCGACCTGGAGGCCCGCGCCCAGAAGCTCGAGGCCGATCTGGCCGAGCTGGAAGCCGAGGGCGCCAAGGCCGACGCCAAGCGCAAGGTGCGCGACGGCGGCGAGCGCGAGATGCGCCAGCTTCGTGACCGCGCGCAACGCGAGCTGGACCGCCTCGAAGACATCTGGACCACCTTCACCAAGTTGGCCCCCAAGCAGCTGATCGTGGATGAGAACCTCTACCGCGAGTTGCAGGACCGCTACGGCGAGTACTTCACCGGTGCCATGGGCGCGGAGTCGATCCAGAAGTTGATCGAGAACTTCGACATCGACGCCGAGGCCGAGAATCTGCGTGAGGTCATCCGAAGTGGCAAGGGCCAGAAGAAGCTTCGTGCTCTCAAGCGCCTGAAGGTGGTCGCCGCGTTCCAGCAGTCGGGCAACTCGCCGATGGGCATGGTCCTCGACGCCGTCCCGGTGATCCCGCCGGAGCTGCGCCCGATGGTGCAGCTCGACGGTGGCCGGTTCGCCACCTCTGACCTCAACGACCTGTACCGCCGCGTGATCAACCGCAACAACCGGCTCAAGAGGCTGATCGACCTCGGCGCGCCCGAGATCATCGTCAACAACGAGAAGCGGATGTTGCAGGAGTCGGTGGACGCGCTGTTCGACAACGGCCGCCGCGGCCGTCCCGTCACCGGGCCGGGCAACCGTCCGCTGAAGTCGCTGTCCGACCTGCTCAAGGGCAAGCAGGGCCGGTTCCGTCAGAACCTGCTCGGCAAGCGCGTCGACTACTCGGGCCGTTCGGTCATCGTGGTCGGCCCGCAGCTCAAGCTGCACCAGTGCGGTCTGCCCAAGCTGATGGCACTCGAGCTGTTCAAGCCGTTCGTGATGAAGCGGCTCGTGGACCTCAACCACGCGCAGAACATCAAGAGCGCCAAGCGGATGGTGGAGCGTCAGCGTCCGCAGGTGTGGGACGTGCTCGAGGAGGTCATCGCCGAGCACCCCGTGCTGCTCAACCGCGCGCCCACCCTGCACCGGCTGGGTATCCAGGCCTTCGAGCCGATGCTGGTGGAAGGCAAGGCCATTCAGCTGCACCCGTTGGTGTGTGAGGCGTTCAACGCCGACTTCGACGGGGACCAGATGGCCGTGCACCTGCCGCTGAGCGCGGAGGCCCAGGCCGAGGCGCGCATCCTGATGCTGTCGTCGAACAACATCCTGTCGCCCGCCTCTGGCCGTCCGCTGGCCATGCCGCGACTGGACATGGTGACCGGGTTGTACTTCCTGACCACCGAGGTTGCCGGAGACAAGGGTGAGTTCCAGCCTTCGGCGACGGACCAATCGGAGACCGGGGTCTACTCCTCGCCTGCCGAGGCGATCATGGCCGCCGACCGCGGCCTGCTCTCGGTGCGGGCCAAGATCAAGGTGCGGCTGACCCAGCTGCGTCCGCCGGCCGAGCTCGAGGCGGAGCTGTTCGGCGCCAACGGCTGGCAGCCGGGTGACGCCTGGGTTGCCGAGACCACGCTGGGCCGGGTGCTGTTCAACGAGCTGCTGCCGCTGGGCTATCCGTTCGTGAACAAGCAGATGCACAAGAAGGTGCAGGCCTCGATCATCAACGACCTGGCCGAGCGCTACCCGATGATCGTGGTCGCGCAGACCGTGGACAAGCTCAAGGACGCCGGCTTCTACTGGGCGACCCGCAGCGGTGTCACGGTCTCGATGGCCGACGTGCTGGTTCCGCCGCGCAAGAAGGAGATTCTGGACGCCTACGAGGAGCGCGCGGAGAAGGTCGAGAAGCAGTTCCAGCGTGGCGCGCTGAACCACGACGAACGCAACGAGGCCCTGGTCGAGATCTGGAAGGAAGCCACCGACGAGGTCGGTCAGGCGCTGCGGGAACACTACCCGAGCGACAACCCGATCATCACGATCGTGGAGTCCGGCGCTACCGGTAACTTCACCCAGACCCGGACGCTGGCCGGCATGAAGGGACTGGTGACCAACCCGAAGGGTGAGTTCATCCCGCGTCCAATCAAGTCGTCGTTCCGCGAGGGCCTGACCGTGCTCGAGTACTTCATCAACACCCACGGCGCCCGAAAGGGTCTGGCGGACACCGCATTGCGTACCGCCGACTCCGGCTACCTGACCCGTCGTCTGGTGGACGTCAGCCAGGACGTGATCGTGCGCGAGCACGACTGCCAGACCGAGCGCGGCATCGTCGTCGAACTGGCCGAGCGCCAGCCCGACGGCACCCTGATCCGTGACCCGTACATCGAAACCTCTGCGTACGCACGGACTTTGGGCGCCGACGCGGTCGATGAGGCCGGCAATGTCATCGTCGCGCGCGGCGAGGACCTCGGCGACCCGTCGATCGAGGCCCTGCTGGCGGCCGGCATCACGCAGATCAAGGTCCGTTCGGTGCTGACCTGCACCACCGGTACCGGTGTCTGCGCCACCTGCTACGGACGGTCGATGGCCACCGGCAAGCTGGTCGACATCGGCGAGGCCGTCGGCATCGTCGCCGCCCAGTCCATCGGTGAGCCCGGTACGCAGCTGACCATGCGTACCTTCCACCAGGGTGGTGTGGGTGAGGACATCACCGGCGGTCTGCCGCGTGTGCAGGAGCTGTTCGAGGCCCGCGTGCCCCGGGGCAAGGCGCCCATCGCCGACGTCACCGGTCGCGTGCAACTCGAGGACGGCGAGCGCTTCTACAAGATCACCATCGTTCCCGACGACGGTGGCGAGGAAGTGGTCTACGACAAGCTGTCCAAGCGTCAGCGCCTGCGGGTGTTCAAGCACGAGGACGGTTCCGAGCGGGTGCTCGCCCATGGCGACCACGTCGAGGTAGGCCAGCAGTTGATGGAGGGCTCGGCCGACCCGCACGAGGTGCTGCGTGTGCAGGGCCCGCGTGAGGTGCAGATCCACCTGGTCCGCGAGGTCCAGGAGGTCTACCGCGCGCAGGGTGTGTCGATCCACGACAAGCACATCGAGGTCATCGTGCGCCAGATGCTGCGCCGGGTCACCATCATCGATTCGGGCGCGACGGAGTTCCTGCCCGGTTCTCTGATCGACCGTGCGGAGTTCGAGGCGGAGAACCGCCGGGTGGTGGCCGAGGGCGGCGAACCCGCCGCCGGTCGTCCGGTGCTGATGGGTATCACGAAGGCGTCGCTGGCCACCGACTCGTGGCTGAGTGCGGCGTCGTTCCAGGAGACAACGCGTGTGCTGACCGATGCGGCGATCAACTGCCGCAGCGACAAGCTCAACGGTCTGAAGGAGAACGTGATCATCGGAAAGCTGATCCCGGCCGGTACCGGCATCAACCGGTACCGCAACATCCAGGTGCAGCCGACCGAGGAGGCCCGGGCCGCCGCATACACCATTCCGTCGTACGAGGACCAGTACTACAGCCCGGACTTCGGCCAGGCGACCGGTGCCGCGGTTCCATTGGACGACTACGGGTATTCCGACTATCGATAG